From Aspergillus chevalieri M1 DNA, chromosome 4, nearly complete sequence, a single genomic window includes:
- a CDS encoding epoxide hydrolase family protein (COG:S;~EggNog:ENOG410PJU4;~InterPro:IPR010497,IPR016292,IPR029058,IPR000639;~MEROPS:MER0000432;~PFAM:PF06441;~go_function: GO:0003824 - catalytic activity [Evidence IEA];~go_function: GO:0033961 - cis-stilbene-oxide hydrolase activity [Evidence IEA]), giving the protein MSLSFSRLPSTARITPAPFKISFSDNELEDLKTLVRLARTAPRTYENSQQDRRYGITSDWLNDLKEQWTKDFDWKATEARINEFPQFTTTIEGMSIHFAALFSEQDDAVPILLLHGWPGSFQEFLPLLKLFREEFTPANLPYHLIVPSLPGYTLSSGPPVDKNFTTEDIARVVDQLMKDLGFGGGYVAQGGDIGSRIGRVLAVDHDSCKAVHLNACFMQRPNGFSDEFLNEFEQRGLKRAGDFVTRGTAYAYEHGTRPSTIGHVLASNPIALLAWVGEKYLDWVDDPLSSTTILEFASLYWLTETFPRAIYPYRENFPPKGTPAGNDPRWYISKPFGFSYFPNEVLPVPRSWVETSGNLVFWREHQKGGHFAALERPEQIKADLTDFVKQIWT; this is encoded by the exons ATGTCTTTATCATTTAGTCGATTGCCCTCTACGGCGAGAATCACCCCAGCGCCGTTCAAAATATCCTTCTCGGATAACGAACTGGAGGATCTAAAGACGCTGGTCAGACTGGCGCGGACAGCGCCTCGTACCTACGAGAACTCGCAGCAGGACCGTCGTTATGGGATTACATCGGACTGGCTGAATGACCTCAAGGAGCAGTGGACAAAGGACTTTGACTG GAAAGCAACCGAGGCCCGTATCAATGAATTTCCGCAGTTCACTACTACCATTGAGGGAATGAGTATCCATTTTGCGGCCCTGTTCTCGGAACAAGATGATGCTGTGCCCATCCTTCTGCTTCATGGATGGCCAG GAAGCTTCCAAGAATTCCTGCCTCTTCTTAAGTTATTCCGGGAGGAATTTACGCCGGCTAATCTGCCTTATCACCTCATTGTTCCCTCCCTTCCCGGATACACCTTGTCGTCTGGTCCTCCGGTGGACAAGAACTTTACCACGGAAGACATTGCTCGAGTCGTTGATCAATTGATGAAAGACCTTGGATTTGGGGGCGGCTATGTAGCTCAGGGAGGGGACATTGGGAGCAGAATTGGGAGAGTGCTCGCTGTGGATCATGATAGTTGCAAAG CTGTACACT TAAACGCTTGCTTCATGCAACGCCCTAATGGCTTTTCGGATGAGTTTCTCAATGAGTTCGAGCAACGCGGGTTGAAGAGGGCAGGAGACTTTGTGACGAGGGGCACTGCCTATGCTTATGAGCATGGCACCAGACCTAGTACCATTGGCCATGTTCTAGCGTCTAATCCTATCGCCTTGCTTGCGTG GGTTGGAGAGAAGTACCTGGACTGGGTTGATGATCCTCTTTCATCCACGACCATTCTCGAATTCGCGTCGCTCTACTGGCTGACAGAGACATTCCCACGCGCAATATACCCTTATCGCGAG AACTTTCCTCCTAAGGGCACTCCTGCTGGCAACGACCCTCGTTGGTACATCTCCAAGCCATTCGGTTTCTCGTACTTCCCCAATGAAGTGCTTCCCGTTCCACGCTCTTGGGTTGAAACTTCAGGAAACTTGGTATTTTGGCGGGAACACCAAAAG GGCGGTCATTTTGCTGCTCTTGAGAGACCGGAGCAGATCAAGGCGGACTTGACGGATTTTGTCAAGCAGATCTGGACGTGA
- a CDS encoding uncharacterized protein (COG:E;~EggNog:ENOG410PFR0;~InterPro:IPR015943,IPR036322;~go_function: GO:0005515 - protein binding [Evidence IEA]) has translation MESAIQRPQSASTIFLDQPPSCLQFCPAAPDYVVIGTYLLSETRDSEEEGAVQQKKTGSLQLWKINPIANTLSCVERLPLPYAVFDLHFHPRDPTLLAIAGSSGCVALFKVSLASSTNEAIIPIWTLSVHEDLSIPALFLAWTPEHWLTQEKADGFAVSFSDGRTTVFGTSGDITESEKVADLGTFSARQMIEVWFVALATFHDGEEQETDSPTPKIPFLFTGDDFGSLHTRRFDVENSSDGDDDGRGMPPVLLDYDDRARHHSSGVTAILPLPFPMVEDSPLLLTGSYDEHLRIYHATRRGNVLAELSLGGGVWRLQPLGVENMTFLSETGPQEWRFLVLASCMHGGTRVVRITGDGEHQWNIEVLAEFTEHESMNYASDVWKGGQGIGAKRSELLCLSSSFYDRRVCLWRVNV, from the exons ATGGAATCCGCAATTCAACGCCCCCAGTCCGCCTCCACCATCTTCCTCGACCAACCCCCGAGTTGTCTTCAGTTCTGCCCCGCGGCGCCGGACTATGTCGTGATAGGCACGTATCTGCTCTCGGAGACGAGAGATAGCGAAGAGGAAGGGGCCGTCCAGCAGAAAAAGACTGGGAGTTTGCAGTTGTGGAAAATCAACCCTATTGCCAATACGCT ATCGTGCGTCGAACGATTGCCTCTACCCTACGCCGTTTTCGATCTACATTTTCATCCTAGAGACCCCACGTTGCTGGCCATTGCCGGGAGCTCCGGGTGTGTGGCTTTGTTCAAGGTGTCACTGGCTTCATCTACTAATGAAGCGATTATCCCGATATGGACACTTTCTGTTCACGAAGACCTGTCAATCCCCGCATTATTTTTAGCATGGACACCAGAACATTGGCTTACACAGGAGAAGGCTGATGGGTTTGCCGTGTCATTTTCAGACGGCCGGACAACCGTATTCGGGACCAGCGGCGATATCACGGAATCCGAGAAGGTAGCCGACTTGGGCACCTTCAGCGCGAGACAAATGATTGAAGTTTGGTTTGTTGCGCTGGCCACTTTCCACGACGGCGAGGAGCAGGAGACGGATAGTCCCACGCCGAAAATACCTTTCTTATTCACAGGCGATGACTTTGGCTCTCTACATACGCGTCGCTTTGACGTGGAGAATTCGAGCGATGGGGACGATGATGGACGGGGCATGCCCCCTGTGTTGTTAGACTACGATGACCGTGCTCGTCATCATAGCTCTGGCGTGACCGCTATTCTCCCTCTTCCGTTCCCCATGGTTGAAGATTCCCCTCTCCTTCTTACAGGAAGCTACGATGAGCACCTGAGAATCTACCATGCAACCAGGAGGGGAAATGTTCTTGCTGAACTGTCTCTGGGCGGTGGTGTATGGCGCCTACAACCACTTGGCGTGGAAAATATGACCTTCCTCTCAGAAACTGGGCCGCAAGAATGGCGATTCCTGGTCCTCGCCAGCTGTATGCATGGCGGGACGAGAGTGGTGAGGATTACAGGTGACGGTGAACATCAATGGAACATAGAGGTCCTGGCTGAGTTTACAGAACATGAAAGTATGAATTATGCGTCTGATGTATGGAAGGGTGGACAGGGTATCGGAGCGAAAAGGTCTGAATTGCTCTGCCTCTCTTCCAGTTTCTATGACCGGCGCGTGTGTTTATGGAGGGTGAACGTATAA
- the rpnL gene encoding proteasome regulatory particle lid subunit rpnL (BUSCO:EOG09263XN3;~COG:O;~EggNog:ENOG410PI8S;~InterPro:IPR033464,IPR000717,IPR006746;~PFAM:PF10075;~go_component: GO:0005838 - proteasome regulatory particle [Evidence IEA];~go_process: GO:0006508 - proteolysis [Evidence IEA]), translated as MSDLRSIVPELRNALDRNQLDAANNLLSRAKRSLLLENALIPTPLTPPQLISLAREVLEFGAIASIRQTDADTFTRYYQQLQPFYDLERHASTPGESAGNMDFSTSQRSKITGLYLLLLLSTGNSTNFHTVLEGLVEEASLNGKSVEDDPYIKYPVELERNLMEGSYDKVWRETKSERVPSEDFGLFSNVLVGTIRSEIADCSEKAYPSLPIFNAKNLLFLESEGAVIEFAQQRGWILRDGRIHFPVEPEQAARSEKDILVASSTVIENTIGYARELETIV; from the exons ATGTCCGATCTCCGATCAATCGTCCCAGAGCTCCGCAACGCTCTGGACCGCAACCAACTCGACGCAGCCAACAACCTCCTCAGCCGCGCAAAGCGATCCCTCCTGCTGGAAAATGCACTGATCCCGACCCCTTTGACACCTCCCCAGCTGATCTCCCTGGCCCGCGAGGTGCTCGAATTCGGCGCCATCGCCTCAATCAGACAGACCGACGCAGATACGTTCACGAGATACTACCAACAGCTGCAGCCGTTCTATGATCTGGAGAGACATGCGTCGACGCCCGGAGAGAGTGCAGGGAACATGGACTTTAGCACCAGCCAGCGGAGCAAAATAACAGGGTTGtatctgctgctgttgctgagTACGGGTAATAGCACTAACTTCCATACCGTGTTGGAGGGACTGGTTGAGGAGGCTAGTCTGAATGGAAAGAGTGTTGAGGATGACCCTTATATCAAGTATCCTGTTGAGTTGGAGAGGAACTTGATGGAGGGGAGCTATGATAAGGTGTGGAGGGAGACTAAGTCGGAGAGAGTGCCGTCGGAGGATTTCGGCTTGTTCTCGAAC GTCCTTGTCGGAACCATCCGCAGCGAGATCGCAGACTGCTCCGAGAAAGCCTACCCATCCCTGCCTATTTTCAACGCCAAGaaccttctcttcctcgaaTCTGAAGGCGCCGTTATTGAGTTCGCCCAGCAGCGTGGTTGGATCCTTCGTGATGGTCGGATACACTTCCCTGTCGAGCCGGAGCAGGCTGCCCGGTCTGAGAAGGACATCTTGGTGGCCAGCAGTACTGTGATTGAGAACACGATAGGCTATGCCCGGGAGTTGGAGACAATCGTCTAA
- the SED4 gene encoding S53 family peptidase (COG:O;~EggNog:ENOG410PI5I;~InterPro:IPR036852,IPR023828,IPR015366,IPR030400;~MEROPS:MER0078639;~PFAM:PF09286;~SECRETED:SignalP(1-23);~go_function: GO:0004252 - serine-type endopeptidase activity [Evidence IEA];~go_function: GO:0008236 - serine-type peptidase activity [Evidence IEA];~go_process: GO:0006508 - proteolysis [Evidence IEA]) translates to MVSFALLWRPMCLFLSCSQTTSPEESSYQIVEQLYGVPDGWTEDGVPSPATPMKFHMAVSNDRMAEFEQRVIEIATPGHQLYGQFMTRDEVGDFLRPSNDTVDRIVAWMKSERVPSESIERHANWITFTVPVSQAEDMLKTRFHSFRNDVSQETAIRTLQYSVPQDIRDFIQMIQPTIKFGQFSAQENQPDLEPVATRFDDLNVNCSTTVTTKCLRRLYGIYDTEAKPDPRNKLGVSGFLDQYARYDDFRAFMRTYEPDHTDANFNVVSINGGRNDQDSSFASTEASMDIQYAVALAYNTDTTYYTTGGRGPFVPEVDQPNVGSSSNEPYLEQLHYLLNLPDQDLPAVLSTSYGEYEQIIPESYANVTCNMYAQLGARGVSVIFASGDSGVGGSCVSNDGTGRTRFMPTFPATCPFVTSVGGTYGVDPEKAVGFSGGGFSEYFQRPAYQDESVHGYLDQLGDKWEGLYNPEGRGVPDVAAQARGFVFVDHGYFMKLGGTSAAAPVFAAIVSRLNAARLERGQGRMGFLNPWLYSLNNTGLTDIVDGGSVGCTGYSDVGGRASIVPHASWNATQGWDPVTGLGTPDLNTLIKVACSTEGT, encoded by the exons ATGGTTTCATTCGCTCTCTTATGGAGGCCAATGTGCCTATTTCTTTCGTGCTCACAGACTACTTCCCCTGAGGAGTCTAGTTATCAGATCGTTGAACAGCTTTATGGCGTGCCAGATGGCTGGACAGAAGATGGCGTGCCGTCTCCAGCGACACCGATGAAGTTTCACATGGCCGTCAGCAACGACAGGATGGCAGAGTTTGAGCAAAGGGTCATCGAAATCGCCACGCCTGGTCACCAGCTCTACGGCCAGTTTATGACACGCGATGAGGTTGGGGATTTCTTGCGTCCATCAAATGACACCGTGGATAGGATTGTTGCATGGATGAAATCGGAGCGTGTACCCAGCGAATCAATCGAGAGACATGCAAATTGGATCACGTTCACAGTCCCTGTGTCTCAGGCAGAGGATATGCTCAAGACGCGGTTCCACAGCTTCCGCAACGATGTTAGCCAGGAAACCGCAATCAGAACGCTGCAATATTCCGTGCCACAAGATATTCGTGATTTTATCCAAATGATTCAACCGACAATCAAATTCGGGCAGTTCAGTGCCCAGGAAAACCAACCAGACCTTGAGCCTGTGGCTACCCGCTTCGATGACCTGAATGTCAACTGCTCAACCACCGTCACCACCAAATGCCTCCGGAGATTGTATGGTATTTATGATACAGAAGCAAAGCCAGATCCAAGGAACAAGCTGGGTGTGTCTGGGTTCTTGGACCAATACGCCCGCTACGACGATTTCCGTGCCTTCATGCGCACATATGAGCCCGATCACACTGATGCTAATTTTAACGTGGTTTCGATCAATGGTGGTCGCAACGATCAAGACTCTTCCTTTGCCAGTACTGAGGCAAGCATGGATATTCAGTACGCGGTAGCATTGGCCTATAACACCGATACGACGTACTACACAACAGGAGGCCGCGGGCCCTTTGTGCCAGAGGTCGATCAACCCAACGTCGGTAGCTCATCCAACGAGCCCTACCTAGAGCAACTCCACTACCTTCTCAACCTTCCAGACCAGGATCTCCCTGCTGTTCTGTCAACCTCATACGGCGAATATGAGCAGATTATCCCCGAATCATACGCAAACGTCACCTGTAACATGTACGCCCAACTCGGGGCACGTGGAGTTTCGGTGATTTTTGCGAGTGGTGACTCTGGTGTTGGAGGATCTTGCGTGTCCAATGACGGCACCGGACGGACAAGATTCATGCCAACCTTCCCAGCCACGTGCCCCTTTGTCACATCTGTCGGTGGAACATATGGGGTCGATCCAGAGAAAGCCGTTGGTTTCTCTGGGGGTGGTTTCTCGGAATACTTCCAGCGTCCGGCTTACCAGGATGAGAGCGTCCACGGCTATCTCGATCAACTGGGTGACAAGTGGGAAGGCCTGTACAacccagaaggaagagggGTCCCTGACGTTGCTGCCCAAGCCAGGGGCTTCGTCTTTGTAGACCACGGTTATTTCATGAAGCTTGGCGGCACAAG CGCTGCCGCCCCTGTCTTCGCAGCTATCGTTTCCCGCTTGAATGCCGCTCGTTTAGAGCGAGGCCAAGGCAGAATGGGTTTCCTGAACCCGTGGCTTTACTCGCTCAACAACACGGGTCTCACGGACATTGTGGATGGAGGGTCAGTAGGTTGTACCGGATACTCCGATGTTGGTGGCCGTGCATCAATAGTGCCGCACGCTAGCTGGAATGCCACCCAGGGTTGGGATCCTGTCACTGGCCTGGGGACCCCAGATTTGAATACTCTCATTAAAGTTGCGTGTTCAACAGAGGGTACATGA
- a CDS encoding uncharacterized protein (COG:S;~EggNog:ENOG410Q2IY;~InterPro:IPR038595,IPR025659,IPR007612;~PFAM:PF04525), whose translation MAAELALLKQPVALRPEHIASAPTTLRIKHANRTGVDYKVTTVAPEASSSKDSESTVLFTVDGEFASWSQRRVFRDANGLPLFNLRRKSTGVTFFIEIPGDEDRPLATFAPRSSVLKDKCDIYLANAAADGEEVMLEVRGQDIWKRWTHVYFNGALVMRTKLADMVAVYVPGKRISWEAEVAEGMDLSLATAITVFLAENLYNSSYPSSYSSNTKKPEDADPTDTVHIAPTK comes from the exons ATGGCGGCAGAACTTGCCCTCCTTAAACAGCCCGTCGCTCTTCGCCCAGAACACATCGCCTCGGCCCCCACCACACTCCGCATAAAACACGCAAATCGGACCGGGGTTGACTACAAAGTCACAACCGTCGCACCTGAGGCCAGCTCTTCCAAAGACTCAGAGTCAACGGTGCTGTTCACCGTCGACGGCGAATTCGCATCATGGAGTCAGCGACGGGTCTTCCGCGATGCCAATGGTCTTCCCCTATTCAATCTCCGTCGGAAATCGACTGGCGTGACATTTTTCATTGAGATCCCCGGTGATGAGGACCGTCCGCTGGCTACGTTTGCGCCCAGATCAAGTGTTTTGAAGGACAAATGCGACATCTATCTTGCAAATGCTGCTGCGGACGGAGAGGAGGTGATGCTGGAGGTGCGCGGGCAAGATATCTGGAAGAGGTGGACACATGTCTATTTCAACGGTGCTCTGGTTATGAGGACGAAGTTGGCGGATATGGTCGCCGTGTATGTACCAGGAAAGCGCATTTCATGGGAGGCAGAAGTCGCAGAGGGCATGGATCTTTCGCTG GCAACGGCCATCACGGTTTTCCTTGCTGAAAATCTGTATAATTCCAGTTATCCGTCGTCGTACTCGTCCAATACTAAGAAACCGGAGGATGCTGACCCGACAGATACTGTTCATATAGCGCCTACTAAATGA
- a CDS encoding uncharacterized protein (COG:S;~EggNog:ENOG410Q2NB;~TransMembrane:2 (o80-98i118-135o)), which translates to MSHPLVAAVWEQLGRTDISNILREIIGDHAAQLAVSQVQNGLVADVEPLVRMVFWIKAIFDLQRSYLQGLTSFRECPPSLLPYLLPLETIYSTLMYLIRVKAELLPMTAAGVRDRARYRYFLAEAVLAGVRLLLLRGESLHAEMRSNLERAMKTAWQHPGLTNEEGYLVNVLLPRAINDIGGADASNAQSPLAASGRHYLPSFNSGLYPFLSVPETHITDLLTGLVGSGPDHTLSFWTLFDTLWASESALIQCYVDSRRIPQQQGDPNTTSSNIEEAFVQTGNARKRLARTILAASDGQTDTPALKILASIILSQTGDGNPPLQTRKVRDAWNQMASFRNELDCSLSHFVRWLINRRVQLWDCNGELEAVSHEYQRHLTLWLHNSLPAGAERQDNEADKAGAVYVVDCPFVHPVPKALLEEQLIRNGSDTDELQTIPELLSIDASCPLCPEGTMIQHARIIEPLEHLSSALQSGSESGSILSRRSAFGSISGRTASRSSSMSHSTRRSIGFGDSKPSSPSNSMPKMKSSQSLYAMANSLNHLSAPWLDKNQQKQAVKSLSRELKSVKLALPVRRASSIRKGLLREQRLSRQPKFCFSSSGKSLFFWGEDSSCISRFDIPMIDGQKPETLRYDVSGVQCVAAGEQRCAVISLVGQHYELLIFGPNGVSAEALVTIDTPGLTLRSDCMAMSRNDRHIAFILENQIHVYELGNMYDLEARSIRKVTVNESPRWAQEKAATHRKIAFSVDGNGLVLTRLESQSVYFDVWHRQGDVWDIAKGGFYSIKNTSIDGSLTGAFYDNLHHSIFMTAFSSREYPLLFSTSNGEATGSPFSTKILHAAQSPSGSRYAFANGLNEIYICDYTPDGPFNPIRIKKASSKISSSAFRPGKLLLSFLQGNVLLVFWVKDEKLVLRIARLNDNGEVISDYDLRADLERLMAERTPSASSRTQSPRIGVPSSPVVKRGPSISLRPDLPELASN; encoded by the exons aTGTCACATCCACTCGTGGCGGCTGTGTGGGAACAGTTAGGTCGCACTGATATTTCCAACATCCTCCGAGAGATTATAGGAGACCATGCCGCGCAACTGGCCGTTTCCCAAGTGCAAAATGGACTGGTTGCGGATGTCGAGCCGTTGGTGCGCATGGTCTTTTGGATCAAGGCCATCTTCGATCTACAACGGTCCTATCTACAAGGTCTGACGAGCTTTCGCGAATGTCCCCCGAGTCTGCTTCCGTATCTCCTACCATTGGAGACTATCTACTCGACCCTCATGTACCTGATCCGGGTCAAGGCGGAATTGCTACCCATGACGGCGGCCGGGGTTCGTGATCGTGCGCGGTATCGGTATTTCCTGGCGGAGGCTGTGCTTGCAGGTGTCAGactgttgttgctgcgggGGGAATCCTTACATGCTGAGATGAGATCGAATCTAGAGCGCGCGATGAAAACTGCATGGCAACATCCGGGTCTGACGAATGAGGAGGGCTATTTGGTCAACGTGCTTTTGCCGAGAGCCATTAATGATATTGGAGGCGCAGATGCTTCAAACGCTCAGAGCCCTTTGGCAGCTTCTGGGAGACATTATCTTCCGTCTTTCAATTCGGGGCTC TACCCTTTCCTTAGTGTGCCCGAGACACATATTACCGATCTCTTAACCGGCCTCGTTGGGAGCGGACCGGATCATACATTATCATTCTGGACACTATTTGATACGTTATGGGCTTCTGAATCCGCACTTATCCAATGCTATGTTGACTCCCGTCGAATACCCCAGCAGCAAGGGGACCCAAACACGACGTCATCCAACATCGAAGAAGCATTTGTCCAGACAGGAAATGCCAGAAAAAGATTGGCAAGAACCATCTTGGCAGCATCAGACGGGCAGACAGATACACCGGCGCTCAAGATTCTTGCGAGTATTATCCTGAGTCAAACTGGGGATGGAAACCCGCCATTGCAAACACGCAAGGTCAGAGACGCGTGGAACCAGATGGCCAGCTTTAGAAATGAGTTGGATTGCTCTCTAAGCCACTTTGTGAGGTGGCTCATCAACCGCAGGGTTCAATTGTGGGACTGCAACGGTGAACTAGAGGCCGTGTCGCACGAGTATCAACGACATCTAACACTGTGGCTACACAACTCGTTGCCTGCTGGGGCAGAGAGGCAAGATAATGAGGCGGATAAGGCTGGTGCTGTATATGTGGTGGACTGTCCTTTCGTTCATCCGGTTCCCAAGGCATTGCTAGAGGAACAGTTGATAAGAAATGGGAGCGATACTGACGAG CTCCAAACCATTCCAGAACTTCTTTCAATTGATGCCTCTTGTCCTCTCTGTCCCGAAGGCACAATGATTCAACACGCTCGCATTATCGAGCCTTTGGAACATCTATCAAGTGCGCTACAAAGCGGCTCCGAATCAGGGAGTATCCTCAGTCGACGATCAGCCTTTGGATCAATATCTGGACGTACAGCTTCCCGATCAAGCTCTATGAGCCATTCCACCCGTCGTTCCATTGGCTTTGGTGACTCGAAACCATCCTCTCCAAGTAACAGTATGCCGAAAATGAAAAGCAGCCAATCTCTATATGCGATGGCGAATTCGCTAAACCATCTCTCTGCGCCCTGGTTGGACAAGAATCAACAGAAGCAGGCGGTCAAGTCTTTGTCCAGAGAGCTGAAGAGTGTCAAGCTAGCTCTTCCTGTTCGTCGGGCCTCGTCAATTCGAAAAGGTCTGTTGAGAGAACAGCGGCTGTCGCGCCAGCCCAAGTTTTGCTTTTCCTCTAGTGGCAAAAGTCTCTTCTTCTGGGGCGAAGATAGTAGTTGCATATCGCGTTTCGATATACCAATGATAGATGGACAAAAACCCGAAACACTCAGATATGATGTCTCTGGTGTTCAGTGTGTTGCGGCAGGAGAGCAGCGTTGTGCTGTAATTTCCTTAGTGGGACAG CATTATGAGCTCCTTATATTTGGTCCAAATGGTGTCTCTGCGGAGGCCCTTGTGACCATCGACACTCCAGGTCTTACTCTTCGCTCTGATTGTATGGCTATGTCCCGTAATGATAGACATATCGCGTTCATACTCGAGAACCAGATCCATGTTTATGAACTCGGGAACATGTACGACCTAGAAGCCAGGTCCATTAGAAAAGTCACAGTCAACGAAAGCCCTAGGTGGGCCCAGGAGAAAGCAGCTACCCATCGAAAAATTGCATTCTCCGTTGATGGAAATGGACTTGTTCTTACTCGTCTTGAAAGCCAATCTGTATACTTCGACGTTTGGCACCGCCAAGGAGATGTATGGGACATTGCAAAGGGCGGCTTTTATTCTATCAAA AATACATCAATTGACGGGAGTCTTACTGGCGCGTTCTACGACAACCTTCATCACTCTATATTTATGACAGCCTTTTCAAGCAGAGAATATCCCCTGTTGTTTTCGACATCCAATGGCGAAGCCACTGGGTCCCCATTTAGCACCAAGATTCTTCATGCCGCTCAATCCCCCTCCGGCTCGCGATACGCATTCGCAAACGGCCTCAACGAGATCTACATTTGCGATTACACCCCAGACGGACCATTCAACCCTATCCGAATCAAGAAAGCCTCCTCCAAAATATCCTCATCAGCCTTCAGACCCGGAAAGCTACTACTTTCCTTCCTTCAAGGAAACGTCCTCTTGGTATTCTGGGTCAAAGACGAAAAGCTCGTTCTCCGGATAGCTCGACTTAACGACAACGGCGAGGTTATCAGCGACTATGATCTCCGGGCAGATCTTGAACGTCTGATGGCAGAGCGAACGCCAAGTGCAAGCTCGAGGACGCAGTCACCGAGGATTGGTGTACCGTCCAGCCCCGTGGTGAAGAGGGGTCCGTCAATTAGCCTCAGGCCTGACTTGCCGGAACTTGCATCGAATTGA
- a CDS encoding putative tubulin-specific chaperone c (COG:O;~EggNog:ENOG410PK6J;~InterPro:IPR038397,IPR017901,IPR006599,IPR016098, IPR012945,IPR027684;~PFAM:PF07986;~go_process: GO:0000902 - cell morphogenesis [Evidence IEA];~go_process: GO:0007023 - post-chaperonin tubulin folding pathway [Evidence IEA]), with the protein MSVPEFEQSRRLSQAESQTVLRAEIPLKERFFRYFQHEITALQEQMERLADTSLVGGERTDATDHCLAGIARLSNEVKDAASYIPTYDQRIYAEAIKALQDKLAETRAVVEPRSKFSFKTKKNPASISLSDAAEMAFQGYRGVPGYRSPGTSSVGSSANNTPLYPSTPLNEPDKILQQHRPEVVPTSVPSISVGDTEEKPKEKEQKAFAANVLSSVTVNNHHDLHIMLPASGSASAVPASITSLRHCVVDMSIPTANGKPYASLTVKGVEESLLVCGQIDGPAHITGVEHSVIVVSCRQFRMHDCRDVDVYLSSTSNPIIEGCSNIRFGRTPRAYVSHLSSNIFLWKVNNPQALDHDRPDNEDRWSQVEDFEWIKPEPSPNWSLLGPEDAVPEGVWAEIVPGGPGWSLDDILRAIKLIQ; encoded by the exons ATGTCCGTACCGGAATTCGAACAATCGCGCCGGCTGTCGCAGGCCGAGAGCCAGACCGTCCTGAGAGCGGAGATTCCCCTCAAGGAACGGTTCTTCCGTTACTTCCAGCATGAGATCACTG CACTGCAGGAGCAGATGGAGCGTCTGGCGGATACGTCGCTGGTGGGTGGAGAACGGACGGATGCTACCGATCATTGTCTAGCTGGAATCGCACGATTGTCCAATGAGGTCAAGGATGCGGCGAGTTACATTCCAACTTACGACCAGCGGATATATGCAGAG GCCATCAAAGCGCTCCAGGACAAGCTGGCAGAGACTCGTGCCGTCGTTGAGCCACGTTCGAAATTCAGCTtcaagacgaagaagaaccCTGCTTCTATCTCTCTTTCCGATGCAGCTGAGATGGCTTTCCAGGGCTATCGTGGTGTGCCCGGGTATCGCTCACCAGGAACGTCCTCAGTTGGCTCATCCGCAAACAATACTCCTCTCTATCCCTCGACTCCATTGAACGAGCCGGACAAGATCCTCCAACAGCACAGACCAGAGGTTGTACCAACTTCCGTCCCGTCAATTTCTGTTGGTGACACCGAAGAAAAGcccaaagaaaaagaacaaaaggCTTTCGCGGCGAATGTTTTGTCCTCTGTAACAGTAAACAACCATCATGATCTTCATATCATGCTCCCGGCTTCAGGATCGGCCTCTGCTGTTCCTGCTTCTATAACCTCATTGCGCCACTGTGTTGTTGATATGTCCATTCCCACCGCCAACGGAAAGCCGTATGCCAGTTTAACGGTGAAGGGAGTCGAGGAGAGCTTATTAGTTTGCGGGCAGATCGACGGCCCTGCGCATATCACCGGTGTCGAACATAGCGTCATCGTGGTTTCTTGTCGCCAGTTCCGTATGCACGATTGTCGTGACGTGGACGTCTATTTGAGCTCAACAAGCAACCCCATCATCGAAGGATGTTCTAATATCCGTTTCGGGCGCACGCCTAGGGCATATGTGAGTCACCTTTCATCCAATATCTTTTTATGGAAAGTTAATAATCCCCAGGCCCTCGACCACGACCGCCCCGATAACGAAGACCGCTGGAGCCAAGTCGAAGACTTCGAATGGATCAAGCCCGAACCTAGTCCGAACTGGAGTCTTCTGGGTCCTGAAGACGCTGTTCCAGAGGGCGTGTGGGCTGAGATCGTTCCTGGTGGTCCTGGATGGTCGTTGGATGATATCCTACGGGCTATTAAGCTCATACAGTGA